Proteins encoded in a region of the Triticum dicoccoides isolate Atlit2015 ecotype Zavitan chromosome 3A, WEW_v2.0, whole genome shotgun sequence genome:
- the LOC119269407 gene encoding uncharacterized protein LOC119269407 → MESEQVKRRFGRCPYCRAMIYQDPQAVIYYCSKCRTPIRGKNPEPTDDTEYSLAQLEILSFDTMSTYSDETDPPNGGNLEPGSRDNGVASSSSAYRPYSAIRTGPRSGDLGRHDEADQVRRSGSPLHSRVSELRPASRRTRRPASADLDAPKDGGGEFDVPRTRSASSYGRRASPLNSQELEAAMGMVGDGPAAGVASRSPLADPGFQQNLLHALENLRKLIVAVEEPLRVDAPRLAPGVPPKSALGSNSAPQKVTRRDSRILRRLESQLAQALPATDSGRRLGKPNTSSSLSSWMSASASALAPVSEPASASSSRRGASARHLICRPVMGGTPFVLCDKCEEILLLPAGLSVDKFARLQCGGCDEMLEVTLPARGGGSTTDRPRKIFSAPQPAGFGADDAEEQNTRATARSRLSGEQLRQGPDHGLLHHVLGYSSVSSVLRSRRYDDEDS, encoded by the coding sequence ATGGAGAGCGAGCAGGTGAAGCGGCGGTTCGGGCGGTGCCCCTACTGCCGCGCCATGATCTACCAGGACCCGCAGGCCGTCATCTACTACTGCAGCAAGTGCCGCACGCCCATCCGAGGCAAGAACCCGGAGCCCACGGACGACACCGAGTACTCGCTGGCGCAGCTCGAGATCCTCTCCTTCGACACCATGTCCACCTACTCCGACGAGACGGATCCGCCCAATGGCGGAAACCTCGAGCCGGGCAGCCGGGACAACGGGGTCGCGTCCTCCTCGTCCGCGTACCGGCCCTACAGCGCGATCAGGACCGGTCCAAGGAGCGGCGATCTGGGCCGGCACGACGAAGCGGATCAGGTTCGGCGAAGCGGGTCGCCGCTCCACAGCCGCGTGAGCGAGCTCCGGCCGGCGTCCCGGAGGACCAGGCGGCCGGCGAGCGCTGACCTCGACGCGCCCAAGGACGGAGGCGGCGAGTTCGACGTGCCGCGGACGAGGTCGGCCTCGTCCTACGGCCGCCGGGCGTCGCCGCTCAACTCGCAGGAACTCGAGGCAGCGATGGGCATGGTGGGGGATGGACCGGCCGCTGGTGTGGCCTCGAGATCGCCGCTGGCTGACCCGGGGTTCCAGCAGAACCTCCTGCACGCTCTCGAGAACCTCCGGAAGCTCATCGTCGCCGTCGAGGAGCCGCTCAGAGTCGACGCGCCCCGGCTCGCTCCTGGTGTGCCTCCCAAGAGCGCGCTTGGCAGCAACAGCGCCCCTCAGAAAGTCACGCGGCGCGACTCCCGCATCCTGCGCCGCCTCGAGTCGCAGCTCGCCCAGGCATTGCCGGCCACCGACAGCGGCCGGCGCCTTGGCAAGCCCAACACCTCGTCGTCATTGTCTTCGTGGATGTCCGCGTCGGCGTCGGCATTGGCACCGGTGTCGGAACCGGCATCGGCATCGAGCAGCCGGCGCGGGGCGTCGGCGAGGCACCTAATCTGCCGCCCGGTCATGGGCGGCACGCCGTTCGTCCTCTGCGACAAGTGCGAGGAGATACTGCTGCTACCGGCCGGCCTATCTGTAGACAAATTCGCCAGGCTGCAGTGCGGCGGCTGCGACGAAATGCTCGAGGTGACGctgccggcgaggggcggcggctcgACGACGGACCGGCCGAGGAAGATATTCTCCGCGCCGCAGCCAGCTGGTTTTGGCGCCGACGACGCGGAGGAGCAGAACACGCGTGCAACTGCGAGGAGCCGTTTGAGCGGCGAGCAGCTACGGCAGGGCCCCGACCATGGGCTACTCCACCACGTGCTCGGCTACAGCTCGGTGAGCTCGGTTCTCCGGAGCCGTCGGTACGACGACGAGGACAGCTGA